TGGCGTTTCCTCGCCGGAAAGGACGCGGTCGGAGCGCCGCGTAAGCCGAGGCCGTACCGCCGCGAGTTGCACACTCAGGATTGCGACAACACCGACCGCCGCGACCACAATCCGGGTGGGCGGTTCACCGAGAACGACCGCGATGACCAACACCACCGCCAGCATCGACTCGACGATGTTCAGTGCCCGGAACACGAGGCGGCCGATCCCCAGCCCAATCCGTAATGTGACGTCGGGGGCCCGGAACTTCAACGGCGCCTCGAGAAAGGAAATGGCCAGCACCATCCCCAGCCAGACGAATGTGACAGCGGTAGCCACTGCCATCGCGACGGTCAAAGCCCTCTCCCCTCAACCCACGGCTCTTCCGCATAGTGTGAACTCGGTTCGACCTCAGATTCCAGAGGAGTCCGAGTCACGTCACTCGTCTCGGGGGATTGAACTGGGTCATGGCCTGGGCTTGGAGTTCGGTGATGGTGGCGGTATTGAGTAGTTGCAGCCAGTTCGGACGGGTGAGCAGGTAGCAGATTCGATGCCAGAATGGCATGGGGCCGAACCCGAATCGCGCCCGGATATCTTCCTCTTTGGGTCCACCGCGGGGAATCCATTCGATGGCCAGAGCGAGCATCGCCTGATCGTCGTCCGGACGGTTCCGGTTCGCCGGTAGTGTAACGGTGGTCCGGGACCAGCGTTCCGGGAGTAGAGGTCTGGCAGTTCCTGGCTCACTCATCGACTCTCCTTACGTCAACGGGTAGATGCTGCGAACGCAGAATCCGCGGCACCTACCCGTCGCGGCGTGCATCCGCCGAACGGGCAGCGACACCCCTGTCTCACGCTGTTCTCCGCGATCAGCGTGAGATCAGGGTGCCGGTGGCTGTCCGGGCACTACTATGGGCGAGCTGTGTTCACGCTGGCAGGTTCTCGTTGGTGATGACCCAGAACTTCTTCACGAACGGGGCCTTCGAGGTCCAGGTGACGTTCAGCCCCGACGGCAACGCAATGATGTCGCCGGCCTTGAAGTCATACTCCTCACCGGTTTCCTCGTTGACCAGGTGCGCCTGCCCTTCGAGCAGCAGCATGGTCTCGTCGCCGATCGGTGCCGTGTACGGGACGGTCGAGGAGCCGTCGGGTTCGCAGCCGGCGATCCCGACGCCGGTACGCCACAGGCCGCACATCAGGGTGCCGGTCGAACCGGTGGACCGCAGCGCGAAGAGTTCACCGCAGACCTGCGAGCCGTGCCCGGGTTCGACCCACTCGTAGGGCTCCCATGACTCGGGGTTGTCGCTGATGTTGCCGACGTAGAGGTCGTCGCCCTTGGTGGCCTCCTGGGGGCTGTCCCACAGCACCCAGAACTTCTTCAGGAACGGGGCCTTGATTTCCCAGGTGATCTCGAGTCCTTTCGGGTGGCTCATGATCGTTCCGGGCTCGAGCTTGTACTGCTTGCCGGTGGCGTTGACCGTCACGAGGGCCTCGCCCTCGAGGATCACCACGGTCTCGTCGGCGTCGGGGGCGGAGTAGTCGACGTGACAGGATCCGTCCGCTTCGCAACCGGCGATGCCGACGCCGGTGCGCCACAGGCCGGCCTGCTGGGCGCCGGAGGTGCTGCCGGTCCGGATGATGACGACCTCGCCCTTGACCTGGGGGCCGAGCTTGGGCTCGACCCACTCGAACGGGGTCCACTGGTCCGGGTTGGTGCTCCGGCTCCCGAACTCGATCTTCCGGACGAGTGATGTGGTCATTTCATTTTCCCTTTCAGTGGGTGCCCCAGTGGGCTCGGTGGGGTGAAACATCGAAGCGGCGAGGATCAGGCGTTCGCCTGTGCGGCGGCCGGTTCCTTGCCGTTGGTGGAGACCGGACCTGGGGCCAGGTCCTTGAAGACCCCGAAGCTCGACTCCTGCTCGGTCATGTACGGGAAGTGGAATCCGCAGTTCGGGCACTGCTCACGCAGCACCGCCTGCTCCTGCCCGAGGTCGTACGGTTTGTCCTGAAGTTCGTTGCAGCACGGACAGATTCGCAACAGGCGGGTTCCTACCAACTCGAAGTTGGTGATGATGTCCTCCATGATGGCGCCGTTCGCCGCCCACGCCTTGGCATGCTTGTGATAGGTGTCGGTGTGCCAGTCGTAGAGTGCTTCCTTGCTCGCCCAGAAGCTGCATTCGTTGAACCACATGCGGTCGTCCGGGTGCTCCCACCAGGTCAGGTGCAAGAAGCCGGGCAGCTTCATCAGGTGGTGCCGGGTGTCGGCGAAGACCACCTTGAACTTCTCGTACGCGTCCGGGCTGGAGAACCGCACGCGCTGCATGCTCAGGTAGATAGCCATGATGGGGTGAAACCTTCCTCGTCTCGAAACAGTGCGCTCTCGGGGCGCCCGGGGAAGTGGGCGTCGACTCCAGCACTCGCACCGATGTCGCTCTGTGATCGCGTTCACACTGACGGTGTGTGTGGTTCCTATATTTGACCTGATCCGAGCGGTCCAACAGATCCAATTCCGAGGGAGTTAGAGGTACCGGTATGTCATCTGTCAGTAACACCCCAGATGGGCCGGATTCACCCGCGCCCGCCTACCGCGGCCTGTATGAACAGCTGAGGGAGGGCATCCTCAGCGGCCAACGGACGGTGATTCCTGCCGGATGAGCGAGCGCCGTCAGTCCGGGCGGGTCCAGCCGTTCTCCAGGCGGTACCGCCGCGGGGCCGTGAGGTGCGCCTCGATGAAGGCCTGGATCTCCCGCAGCCGCTCATCGCCGCGCTCCGCCGCCCGCCAGCGGCCGCTCGCCTCACCCGCCGCGGTGACGGTCAGTTCGGCGACCTCACATGCCAGGCGGACCGCCCCCTCCCCGGACGTGCCGGCGGCGGACTGCGTCAGGCGGTCGAGCATCGGAGACAGGAAGAACCCGACACCGGCACTCGTACGCACCGGGGTGGCTGTCAGCTGCTGCAACTCCGCCGCGCTGACCGCGATGCTCTCACGGGGCCACGTGTACACCCGCAGTCGCCAATCCCCCGACATCGCCCAGGCGAAGGGCCGCGAGGTGTCGTAGACCGCGAAGGCACCGCCGGACACGACGCAGTCGCGGCCGTCCTGAGCAAGATATCCGCTCCCTCGGTCGACCAGTCCAACAGCCAGAAGATCGCGGTCGGCGGCCGCGGCCAATCGTTTGGTCCGGGTGAAGGTCTGCGGGGTCGAGGTGACCACCGATGCCTGCAGGTGACCGATCTGCCGTGACCGCACCGACCCGGACAACGGCGAGGCGTCCTGCTGGGCGATCTGCAGCGCGATGAACCGGTCCCGAATGACCCCGGTCCACGACCGCAGCGACGTCGCCGTCTCGACGACAACCCCATTCTCCGAGCCTGCCATGCGGTGCAGAGTACGACGCGCAGCGCGCCACGACCAGAGCACCACCGAATCGGCCCCATTTCAGGGTGGCACTCTCCGACAACTAGCTGGCACCGACAGAACACAAATCTCCCCGCGAGGTGCCTACCGTCGGCACATCCGACCAATAGCCAGTGGGGAACGATCATGAGCGCAGCGCAGACCTCCCCAGTCGCAGACACCAGTATCGACAACGGCTACGTGTGAATAACCCAAAGGCCACGGATGCCACTGTCCTGAAGGAAGTAATGACAACACTTTTCAGAATATGCGGCGGCCCGTTCCTCGCCCTCGCGAACTACCTTCTCGCCGCGAGAACGACCTACGCGCTGTTCGACATGTATAACGCCGAGATCGAGGTCGACCCGCACTCCGAGGTGGGGGCCGCTGCGAAACACCCGGAACGGTGACCAGCCAGACCTCGCCTCATTGACCCGACGAAGCTCTCTCGTCACCGACAGAACGGTTAGGGGCCTTAACACCTCACCACCGCCTCATCGGCGGGACGCAGTTCGCGTCGCCTCGCCGATGAGGCATTTTTCGATCCACATTCGATAGTGACCACCATCACGAATAAATCCGCGTGTAACCCCCGCCACAGATCCGCCCGCATGACCCAACCCCAGATAGCCGGGACCACGACGGCGGAACGGCCTGCACGTGAACCGAAATCGAGGAGAACAAAGAAATGCCATCAAGAAGAACCATCGTTTTGGGTGTCATCGCCGCGATCGGCGCACTGCTGTTCCTCTTCCCGATCACAACAGGAATGCTCGGCAAGACCCAGGCCGTGGAAACCCTCACCGGCGATCTGCGCGCAAGCTTCGAGCCCGACGCGTTGGCCCAGACCCGCGCCGATATGAACACCGTGCAGGCCATGTCCGACCAACTCCAGGCGCAAACGCTGCCCGATCTGCCGAATGCGCTGGCCATGAGCCCGCAACAATTCCAGGACTACATGGGACAAAATTTCCCCGACGTCGCGAGCGGCACCGCCCAACTCAACACCATCTTGCCGAAATTCCAGAACCTGGTGACCGGACTGGAAACCTAGGCGCCGAACTTCCGTGCCGCTGACCAGATTCCGACCAGTACCCTCCCGAGCACCGTGGCACCGTTCCTGTTCCTCGTACCTGGAGCAGTGCTTGTCCTGCTCGCAGGCGGCGCCCTGCTGTTCGGCCGCGGACGAGACGGCAACAGGCTCTCCCGCACCGCGCTGGCGGTCAGCGTCGTCGTCGGCCTGGTCTTCGTGGTAGCGCCGCTGGTGCTGGCAGTGCCGGCCAAGGCCAAGGCCGTCGACGAGCTCACCGCCGCGTTCGGGCCCGTGTTCACCGACGCCGGGGTCGCGGCCGTGCGCTCGGACATGACCGTCATCGCGAAGATGGCCGACCAGTTGCAA
The sequence above is drawn from the Rhodococcus jostii RHA1 genome and encodes:
- a CDS encoding transcriptional regulator — translated: MAGSENGVVVETATSLRSWTGVIRDRFIALQIAQQDASPLSGSVRSRQIGHLQASVVTSTPQTFTRTKRLAAAADRDLLAVGLVDRGSGYLAQDGRDCVVSGGAFAVYDTSRPFAWAMSGDWRLRVYTWPRESIAVSAAELQQLTATPVRTSAGVGFFLSPMLDRLTQSAAGTSGEGAVRLACEVAELTVTAAGEASGRWRAAERGDERLREIQAFIEAHLTAPRRYRLENGWTRPD
- a CDS encoding antibiotic biosynthesis monooxygenase family protein, translating into MAIYLSMQRVRFSSPDAYEKFKVVFADTRHHLMKLPGFLHLTWWEHPDDRMWFNECSFWASKEALYDWHTDTYHKHAKAWAANGAIMEDIITNFELVGTRLLRICPCCNELQDKPYDLGQEQAVLREQCPNCGFHFPYMTEQESSFGVFKDLAPGPVSTNGKEPAAAQANA
- a CDS encoding cupin domain-containing protein; translation: MTTSLVRKIEFGSRSTNPDQWTPFEWVEPKLGPQVKGEVVIIRTGSTSGAQQAGLWRTGVGIAGCEADGSCHVDYSAPDADETVVILEGEALVTVNATGKQYKLEPGTIMSHPKGLEITWEIKAPFLKKFWVLWDSPQEATKGDDLYVGNISDNPESWEPYEWVEPGHGSQVCGELFALRSTGSTGTLMCGLWRTGVGIAGCEPDGSSTVPYTAPIGDETMLLLEGQAHLVNEETGEEYDFKAGDIIALPSGLNVTWTSKAPFVKKFWVITNENLPA
- a CDS encoding DUF3263 domain-containing protein produces the protein MSEPGTARPLLPERWSRTTVTLPANRNRPDDDQAMLALAIEWIPRGGPKEEDIRARFGFGPMPFWHRICYLLTRPNWLQLLNTATITELQAQAMTQFNPPRRVT